One Chloroflexota bacterium DNA window includes the following coding sequences:
- a CDS encoding DUF362 domain-containing protein, which yields MASKVWTMDRRSLSSNTGYVPQTLTLFEAAGFEKLIKPGDVVAIKLHCGEWNNSAYLRPVYARAVADEVKRLGGRPFVCDTTTMTYGPKASRVIAPDLMLTAERNGYNSASLGCPFLSADGFNGTDDVRIPLPEGYILNEAYVAKAIALADVMIALTHFKGHPMGVIGGAVKNLGIGCQSKRGKYNVHMGGHPDFGFPGVAEWHPENVTEGFKEMVPGICIHEAYSRQNGHVEWHPERCRSCLGCAGAQMVSGAWTNTEDNYRAFNAACADACLAVTKALDGKIAYLNLGLDVSPKCDCLDHADLPVTPHLGIFASYDPVAVDTACLDKVVELPGMPGSAAEDFGVDAPGDHKLTVAASMVPGSSEETQLNTGVKNGLGTKDYELIEVFESDTDRFGFYDNRLVGERYKTIYAKENPFPADRHGGTGFDRKRRSEIDLDEVAGPRVTAPVGHSHHGH from the coding sequence ATGGCATCCAAGGTATGGACGATGGACCGGCGCAGCCTGTCCTCAAACACCGGGTACGTCCCGCAGACCCTCACCCTCTTCGAGGCGGCCGGGTTCGAGAAGCTGATCAAGCCCGGCGACGTGGTGGCTATCAAGCTGCACTGCGGCGAGTGGAACAATTCGGCCTACCTGCGGCCGGTCTATGCCCGGGCGGTGGCCGACGAGGTCAAGCGCCTCGGCGGTCGTCCCTTCGTCTGCGACACGACCACAATGACCTACGGGCCGAAAGCGTCGCGCGTTATCGCCCCGGACCTCATGCTGACCGCCGAGCGCAACGGCTACAACTCGGCCTCGCTGGGCTGCCCGTTCCTCTCCGCCGACGGTTTTAACGGCACCGACGACGTGCGCATTCCCCTGCCCGAGGGCTACATCCTCAACGAGGCCTATGTGGCCAAGGCGATCGCCCTGGCCGACGTGATGATCGCTTTGACGCACTTTAAGGGTCACCCGATGGGGGTGATCGGCGGGGCGGTCAAGAACCTTGGGATCGGCTGCCAGTCCAAGCGCGGCAAATACAACGTGCACATGGGCGGGCACCCCGATTTCGGGTTCCCAGGCGTGGCCGAATGGCACCCGGAGAACGTTACCGAGGGCTTTAAGGAAATGGTCCCCGGGATCTGCATCCACGAGGCCTACTCGCGCCAGAACGGCCACGTCGAATGGCACCCCGAGCGCTGTCGCAGCTGCCTGGGTTGTGCCGGAGCCCAGATGGTTTCCGGCGCCTGGACCAATACCGAGGACAACTACCGCGCGTTCAACGCCGCCTGCGCCGACGCCTGCCTGGCGGTCACCAAGGCGCTCGACGGCAAGATCGCCTACCTGAACCTGGGGCTGGACGTATCGCCCAAGTGCGACTGCCTCGACCACGCCGACCTGCCGGTGACCCCGCACCTGGGGATCTTCGCCAGCTACGATCCGGTGGCGGTCGACACCGCCTGCCTGGACAAAGTGGTCGAACTCCCCGGCATGCCGGGATCGGCGGCCGAGGACTTCGGCGTCGACGCGCCCGGCGACCACAAACTCACCGTGGCCGCCTCGATGGTCCCCGGATCCTCGGAGGAGACCCAGCTGAACACCGGCGTCAAGAACGGACTGGGCACCAAGGACTACGAACTGATCGAAGTGTTCGAATCCGACACCGACCGCTTCGGGTTCTACGACAACCGCCTGGTCGGCGAGCGCTACAAGACGATCTACGCCAAGGAAAACCCCTTCCCGGCCGACCGCCACGGCGGCACCGGTTTCGACCGCAAGCGCCGTTCCGAGATCGACCTTGACGAGGTCGCCGGCCCGCGCGTGACCGCACCGGTCGGACACTCCCACCACGGCCACTAA